Proteins from a single region of Humidesulfovibrio mexicanus:
- a CDS encoding ABC transporter ATP-binding protein: MLTARNIFYDYPDRPVLHGVSLTLSPGEVLAVLGPNGAGKSTLLRCLAGALSPRGQIELDGRPLLSVPPGERARLLAFVPQHIPPRLPMTVFEAVLLGRRPYLSWRPRPQDLEAVWEGLSLLGLEDLAQREFSEISGGQRQKAALARALAQESRLLVMDEPTSSLDLRHQLEVMTLLCAQAERRDTGVILAVHDLNLAARFAHRAILLHEGRVEADGPPSEVLTEESIRRVYGVEVLRLKAGAETMFFPLSAASGTA; this comes from the coding sequence ATGCTCACGGCCCGCAACATCTTTTATGACTATCCGGACCGGCCTGTGCTTCACGGGGTTTCGCTCACCCTCTCCCCCGGCGAGGTGTTGGCCGTGCTCGGCCCCAACGGCGCGGGGAAGTCCACCCTGCTGCGCTGCCTGGCCGGGGCGCTGTCGCCCAGAGGGCAGATTGAGTTGGACGGGCGCCCGCTTTTGTCTGTGCCGCCCGGCGAGCGCGCCCGGCTGCTGGCGTTCGTGCCGCAGCACATCCCCCCGCGCCTGCCCATGACCGTGTTCGAGGCCGTGCTGCTCGGGCGCAGGCCCTACTTGTCCTGGCGGCCAAGGCCGCAGGACCTGGAGGCGGTCTGGGAGGGCTTGTCGCTCTTGGGGTTGGAGGATCTGGCGCAGCGCGAGTTCTCCGAGATATCCGGCGGCCAGCGCCAGAAGGCCGCCCTGGCCCGCGCCCTGGCCCAGGAGAGTCGCCTGCTGGTCATGGACGAACCCACCAGCAGCCTGGACCTGCGGCACCAGCTTGAGGTGATGACCCTGCTTTGCGCCCAGGCGGAGAGGCGCGACACCGGAGTCATCCTGGCGGTGCACGACCTGAACCTGGCCGCGCGCTTCGCGCACCGGGCCATTCTGCTGCACGAAGGACGCGTGGAGGCAGATGGCCCTCCCTCCGAGGTGCTCACCGAGGAGAGCATCCGCCGGGTGTACGGCGTGGAGGTGCTGCGCCTGAAGGCCGGAGCCGAAACCATGTTTTTCCCCCTGTCCGCCGCAAGCGGCACAGCCTGA